One Natrinema marinum genomic window carries:
- a CDS encoding alpha/beta fold hydrolase yields the protein MNQTKSGTVEQAHLQDSLSEVELSQGTIQYSDIGEGEPIVFVHGALVNGNLWRNVAGPLSRERRCLVPTLPLGGHEVAMHPDADLTPPDVAALLSEFIDALGLERVTLIGNDSGGAFCQVFLAEYPERVERLILTNCDAFDSFPPLLARPFVWGARVPGFTTLLARTLGSKIARRLTFKLFAKHSISPNILAGYLDSLCTDPAIRRDLRKALLGASPQYTNAAAQTFSSFDRPVLVVWGFDDPIFPFKDAERLVECFPNARLERIEDSHLLVPEDQPERLVERIAEFLDIKITA from the coding sequence ATGAATCAGACCAAATCTGGCACAGTGGAACAGGCACATCTCCAAGACAGTTTGTCCGAGGTCGAACTGTCACAGGGAACGATTCAGTACAGCGACATAGGAGAAGGCGAACCAATCGTGTTCGTCCACGGAGCGCTTGTTAACGGAAACCTCTGGCGAAACGTCGCTGGGCCGCTTTCTCGGGAACGCCGCTGTCTGGTTCCAACTCTCCCTCTCGGTGGTCACGAGGTCGCGATGCACCCCGACGCTGACCTTACACCGCCTGACGTAGCTGCGTTGCTCAGCGAGTTCATTGACGCACTTGGACTGGAACGAGTGACCCTGATCGGTAACGATTCGGGGGGAGCCTTTTGTCAGGTGTTTTTAGCCGAGTACCCTGAGCGTGTAGAGCGTTTAATTCTCACCAATTGTGATGCCTTTGATAGCTTTCCCCCACTACTTGCTCGTCCATTCGTCTGGGGCGCACGCGTGCCCGGCTTTACGACCTTGCTGGCCCGAACGCTCGGATCGAAGATTGCTCGTCGTCTGACGTTCAAACTCTTCGCAAAACACTCTATCAGCCCAAACATCCTTGCTGGGTATCTGGACTCATTGTGTACGGACCCAGCCATCCGACGGGACCTTCGGAAAGCGCTACTCGGTGCTTCACCCCAGTACACGAACGCAGCTGCTCAAACGTTCTCATCATTCGATCGGCCAGTTCTGGTCGTATGGGGATTTGACGACCCGATTTTCCCGTTCAAGGACGCCGAACGCTTGGTTGAATGTTTCCCTAATGCACGACTTGAACGTATCGAGGATTCCCACCTACTTGTTCCCGAAGATCAGCCCGAGCGACTCGTCGAACGTATCGCTGAGTTTCTCGATATCAAAATTACTGCCTGA
- a CDS encoding ABC transporter substrate-binding protein gives MNWNLSPPSDGVSRRSFLAAGAAGATVATSGCIDSVRSVVDQSGYNQLSLSITTVPADADRQNVRIARRLEQRLEQVGIDVTLDMRSRSELLETVLINQDFDLYVGLHPADYDPDFLYEALHSTYASEAGWQNPFGFTNMAFDTRLEAQRRTDGTERIDHVQSVLRGLAQAKPFEPICLPDETRVADADRFDGWSDGDLATRHGYLGLEPADGVDQLRALLTSGRTTMNLNPLSATFRKQGTTIDLLYDSLGSERDGTVEPWLAESWEWANKPTDEKTSGDATAKRTATVTLREDCRFHDGTPVTADDVAFTYRFLRDTSLGRAHVPSPSPQYRGHVGIVDGIDVEDDRRLSITVTSNREVGERVFTVPILPEHVWRKRVDQHAATGDFTAPQGRWSVVTSNNVPPVGSGPYRFETRTEDESLVLRRFEDHFTLREDVSLPGPTVDELRFSVDPGSVSSIDRVADGDADLTASVLGAHSLGTIPDSSAIERLESPSRMFYHIGFNVRNAPFSNSHFRRAITQLLDKEAIVEDVFYGNATPTATPVTGEWVPSSLEWNGEDPVTPFVGSDGELNVEAAKSAFETAGFRYDDNGRLLGGY, from the coding sequence ATGAATTGGAACCTCTCCCCGCCTTCAGACGGCGTCAGCAGACGCTCGTTCCTCGCTGCCGGTGCCGCCGGCGCGACAGTCGCGACCAGCGGCTGTATCGATAGCGTCCGAAGCGTCGTCGACCAGAGCGGATACAATCAACTCTCGCTGTCCATCACCACCGTTCCAGCGGACGCGGACAGACAGAACGTCCGCATCGCCCGCCGACTCGAGCAACGGCTCGAGCAGGTCGGCATCGACGTGACGCTGGATATGCGGTCGCGGTCGGAGCTCCTGGAGACGGTCCTGATCAACCAGGACTTCGACCTGTACGTCGGCCTTCACCCCGCCGACTACGACCCGGACTTCCTCTACGAGGCCCTCCACTCCACGTACGCGAGCGAGGCCGGTTGGCAGAACCCCTTCGGGTTCACCAACATGGCCTTCGATACCCGCCTCGAGGCCCAGCGGCGTACTGACGGCACCGAGCGAATCGACCACGTCCAGTCGGTCCTCCGAGGACTGGCACAGGCCAAACCGTTCGAACCGATCTGCCTCCCGGACGAAACCCGGGTCGCCGACGCGGATCGGTTCGACGGCTGGAGCGACGGCGACCTCGCGACTCGACACGGCTATCTCGGCCTCGAGCCCGCCGACGGCGTCGACCAGTTGCGCGCCCTCCTGACCAGCGGCCGCACGACGATGAACCTCAATCCGCTTTCGGCGACGTTCCGGAAGCAGGGCACGACGATCGACCTGCTCTACGACTCGCTGGGAAGCGAACGCGATGGCACCGTCGAGCCGTGGCTCGCGGAATCGTGGGAGTGGGCCAACAAGCCCACGGACGAAAAGACGAGCGGCGACGCGACGGCGAAACGGACGGCGACGGTTACCCTCCGAGAGGACTGTCGGTTCCACGACGGAACGCCGGTAACTGCCGACGATGTCGCCTTCACGTACCGATTCCTCAGGGATACGTCGCTGGGACGGGCCCACGTCCCCTCTCCATCACCACAGTACCGAGGACACGTCGGAATCGTCGACGGCATCGACGTCGAGGACGACCGCCGGCTGTCGATCACCGTAACGAGCAACCGCGAGGTCGGCGAGCGCGTATTTACCGTTCCGATCCTGCCGGAGCACGTCTGGCGAAAGCGGGTCGATCAACACGCTGCTACGGGCGACTTTACTGCCCCGCAGGGACGCTGGAGCGTCGTCACTTCGAACAACGTTCCACCCGTGGGAAGCGGCCCCTACCGATTCGAAACCAGGACCGAAGACGAGTCGCTCGTCCTCCGACGATTCGAGGACCACTTCACGCTCCGAGAGGACGTGTCGCTACCCGGACCGACCGTCGACGAACTCCGATTTTCCGTCGATCCCGGCAGCGTCTCGTCGATCGATCGCGTCGCGGACGGCGACGCCGATCTGACGGCGTCGGTACTCGGGGCCCACTCGCTGGGAACGATCCCCGATTCGTCGGCCATCGAGCGACTAGAATCGCCGTCACGGATGTTCTATCACATCGGCTTCAACGTTCGGAACGCCCCCTTCAGCAACTCCCACTTCCGGCGAGCGATCACACAGTTGCTCGACAAAGAAGCGATCGTCGAGGACGTGTTCTACGGCAACGCGACGCCCACTGCGACGCCGGTGACCGGCGAGTGGGTACCGTCCTCGCTCGAGTGGAACGGCGAGGATCCGGTGACGCCGTTCGTCGGTTCCGACGGGGAACTGAACGTCGAAGCGGCGAAGTCGGCGTTCGAGACGGCAGGGTTCCGTTACGATGATAACGGGCGCTTGCTTGGTGGCTACTAG
- a CDS encoding DUF1326 domain-containing protein — protein MVQEWTIKGDYVEACNCDVACQCVWMESPDDGVCTVSLAWHIEEGSYGDVDLSGVDVGMLISTDEGVMFAPETEWDIVLLLDETADDDQREALEDIYSGRAGGIWAPVADTHVRSADVTTVPISFSRDGVDFSVEIGDAIEMDASGAVGFNEEVGTITPHPLTKSTEVQTGKSTTATVSYDDQFTWDVSGNNAYLGDFELANS, from the coding sequence ATGGTACAAGAATGGACCATCAAAGGAGACTACGTCGAAGCCTGTAACTGCGATGTCGCATGTCAGTGTGTATGGATGGAATCACCGGACGATGGCGTCTGTACTGTCTCACTGGCGTGGCATATCGAAGAAGGAAGCTACGGCGATGTCGACCTCAGTGGGGTAGATGTCGGCATGCTCATTTCGACCGATGAGGGAGTCATGTTCGCCCCCGAGACGGAGTGGGACATCGTGTTACTCCTCGACGAGACAGCCGACGACGATCAGCGCGAAGCTCTCGAAGACATCTACTCCGGCCGCGCCGGTGGCATCTGGGCACCCGTCGCTGATACACACGTCCGATCCGCAGACGTCACAACCGTTCCGATCAGTTTCTCGCGGGACGGGGTGGACTTCTCCGTCGAAATCGGTGACGCCATCGAAATGGATGCGAGCGGTGCAGTCGGATTCAACGAAGAGGTCGGTACGATCACGCCCCACCCACTGACGAAGAGTACAGAGGTACAGACCGGAAAGTCAACCACGGCCACCGTCTCCTACGACGACCAGTTCACGTGGGACGTCTCCGGAAACAACGCTTACCTCGGCGACTTCGAATTGGCGAACTCCTAA
- a CDS encoding helix-turn-helix transcriptional regulator → MDGDGLVELLQLRHDVLDELADEQYSRHELIDVLPDSKSTIYKGLSQLQESGLVERTEDGLKLTLLGVVALARYRTLADTADTGDLLAEFPGSSVDPKALVGADVVRPDESDVERHLEAFWELLDDADHITGITPVVSPGYIDRFRSFLDGGLTADLVLPEEVLKSFQSTHPNELSTLSDRVVLSKTTTEIPFGILVTEGSYPRMAIELRDGPLITGLVVNDTPDAIEWARETIDRFRANATQVGSSSTEPGGNS, encoded by the coding sequence ATGGACGGTGATGGTCTTGTCGAACTGCTACAACTACGTCATGATGTTCTCGACGAGCTCGCTGATGAACAGTACTCTCGGCACGAACTCATTGATGTGCTTCCGGACTCGAAGTCGACCATTTATAAAGGCCTGTCACAACTTCAAGAGTCTGGGCTTGTCGAGCGCACCGAGGACGGACTCAAGCTCACCCTTCTTGGGGTGGTGGCACTTGCACGGTATCGGACGCTAGCGGATACTGCCGATACTGGGGATTTGCTGGCAGAGTTTCCAGGATCGTCAGTCGATCCCAAAGCGCTTGTTGGCGCAGATGTCGTCCGGCCAGATGAGTCCGATGTGGAACGACACCTCGAAGCGTTCTGGGAACTGCTGGACGATGCGGACCACATTACCGGTATTACACCGGTTGTTTCTCCAGGATACATTGATCGATTTCGCTCATTCTTGGATGGCGGTCTCACTGCCGATCTCGTGCTCCCCGAAGAGGTTTTGAAATCCTTTCAATCAACACATCCAAACGAATTATCTACCCTCTCGGATCGTGTCGTACTCTCCAAAACCACCACTGAAATTCCGTTCGGTATACTCGTAACCGAGGGGTCGTATCCGCGGATGGCGATCGAGCTGCGTGATGGACCACTCATCACAGGATTGGTCGTAAACGATACCCCAGATGCGATCGAATGGGCGAGGGAAACTATTGATCGCTTTCGAGCAAACGCTACACAAGTTGGCTCTTCGAGCACAGAACCTGGCGGCAACTCGTAG
- a CDS encoding phosphatase PAP2 family protein — protein sequence MLAEVLIQLAVVTVVLLLVSVAVFIGREHFARALAEWRSRLRRTAPVIAVLLIVLLINRVARQTAPAISREIGIHLTATFYNIEGEFILLFQSIATPELTAYFSMIYVYGYTFLLIFPVIAYFTLSDTRIFRRLLTAYALNYAIGLVLYILVIAYGPRNVMPAELAPTMLYDTNPQYQYLTREVNTNTNVFPSLHTSLSATVATFAAMTRSAFPKWFPVAVVLAASVAISTMYLGIHWGIDVTAGLLLAALCVRLSDRLVGRWSLSERFGNRYQRLRDRDRDHD from the coding sequence ATGCTCGCTGAGGTTTTGATTCAGCTCGCGGTCGTGACTGTGGTCTTGCTTCTGGTCTCGGTAGCCGTCTTCATCGGCCGTGAGCACTTTGCACGAGCGCTAGCGGAGTGGCGGTCGCGTCTCAGAAGGACTGCGCCGGTCATCGCCGTCCTGCTTATCGTCTTACTGATCAATCGAGTCGCGAGGCAGACGGCACCGGCGATCTCGCGGGAGATCGGGATCCACCTGACCGCGACGTTTTACAACATCGAAGGGGAGTTCATCCTGCTCTTCCAATCGATCGCGACCCCCGAGCTGACGGCGTATTTCTCGATGATCTACGTCTACGGCTACACGTTCCTGCTGATTTTCCCGGTTATCGCGTACTTTACGCTCTCCGATACCCGGATCTTCCGTCGGCTGTTGACGGCCTACGCGCTCAACTACGCGATCGGGTTGGTCCTGTACATCCTCGTGATCGCGTACGGTCCCCGGAACGTGATGCCCGCCGAGCTCGCGCCGACGATGCTGTACGATACCAATCCGCAGTATCAGTATCTCACACGCGAAGTCAACACGAACACCAACGTCTTTCCATCGTTGCACACCTCGCTGTCGGCGACCGTGGCCACGTTCGCGGCGATGACGCGATCCGCGTTTCCGAAGTGGTTTCCCGTCGCGGTCGTGCTGGCCGCGAGCGTCGCGATCTCGACGATGTATCTCGGGATTCACTGGGGGATCGACGTGACCGCCGGATTGCTCCTCGCTGCGCTCTGTGTCAGACTCTCCGACCGGCTCGTGGGCCGCTGGTCGCTCTCCGAGCGGTTCGGCAACCGATATCAGCGACTCCGGGACCGCGACCGCGATCACGACTGA
- a CDS encoding mechanosensitive ion channel family protein, with product MSGGAGLLPLQALGPIGRTLEEAGLSSALAASAESAIKFVIAFVVIWLVGRAIVRPLVKRAFDKRGLDEHVQNPLLMLTNFGIVFVAIAIAFGFADYGNFLVSMAGIAAAGALAVGLAMQNVISNFVAGVFIYTDKPFRIGDWIEWENGTYAGTVEDISLRVTRVRTFDNELLTVPNSALTDGVLKNPVDADKLRLKFVFGIGYDDDIQRATDIIVEEAERHPDIMDDPAPSVRLTELGSSDVGLQSRFWIENPSRADFVRTRGEYVTAVKGRFDEEGIDIPYPVRTLEGGLNIESGDGQSVVQPAE from the coding sequence ATGAGCGGCGGAGCCGGTCTGCTCCCGTTACAGGCGCTCGGTCCGATCGGCCGCACGCTGGAAGAAGCCGGCCTCAGTTCGGCTCTCGCCGCGAGCGCAGAGAGCGCGATCAAGTTCGTCATCGCGTTCGTCGTCATCTGGCTCGTCGGCCGGGCGATCGTGCGACCGCTGGTCAAACGGGCGTTCGACAAGCGGGGCCTCGACGAGCACGTCCAGAACCCGCTGTTGATGCTGACGAACTTCGGGATCGTGTTCGTCGCGATCGCGATCGCCTTCGGCTTCGCCGACTACGGGAACTTCCTCGTCTCGATGGCCGGCATCGCGGCGGCGGGCGCACTCGCCGTCGGACTGGCGATGCAAAACGTGATCTCGAACTTCGTCGCCGGCGTCTTCATCTACACGGACAAACCGTTCCGCATCGGCGACTGGATCGAGTGGGAAAACGGTACCTACGCGGGCACCGTCGAGGACATCAGCCTCCGCGTCACCCGCGTCAGGACCTTCGACAACGAACTGCTGACGGTGCCGAACTCGGCGCTCACGGACGGTGTCCTCAAGAACCCGGTCGACGCCGACAAGCTGCGACTGAAGTTTGTCTTCGGGATCGGCTACGACGACGACATCCAGCGGGCGACCGACATCATCGTCGAGGAGGCCGAACGCCACCCCGACATCATGGACGACCCCGCACCGTCCGTCCGGCTGACCGAACTCGGCTCCTCCGACGTCGGCCTCCAGTCGCGGTTCTGGATCGAGAACCCCTCGCGCGCGGACTTCGTCCGAACCCGCGGCGAGTACGTCACCGCGGTCAAAGGACGCTTCGACGAGGAGGGGATCGACATCCCCTACCCCGTTCGCACGCTCGAGGGCGGCCTCAACATCGAGAGCGGCGACGGTCAGAGCGTCGTCCAGCCGGCCGAATAG
- a CDS encoding YhbY family RNA-binding protein, with the protein MDKQDLKQRAHDLDVTVWVGKSGVDAVVDELDDQLANRDLVKVKFLRAARAGSSTDEKAADLADRVNAELIDTRGHTAVVHR; encoded by the coding sequence ATGGATAAACAGGACCTCAAGCAGCGGGCACACGACCTCGACGTCACCGTCTGGGTCGGGAAGAGCGGCGTCGACGCCGTCGTCGACGAACTCGACGATCAGCTCGCGAACCGCGACCTCGTCAAGGTGAAGTTCCTCCGCGCCGCTCGAGCGGGGAGTTCGACCGACGAGAAGGCGGCCGACCTCGCCGACCGCGTCAACGCAGAACTGATCGACACGCGTGGGCATACGGCGGTGGTACATCGATGA
- a CDS encoding site-specific integrase has translation MAVERWLEERSYREKYEDTEQLWLTRFENPYSTGSLNRIFREICAEAGIAVGDRDLTWYSMRHSIGTYMANELTVKAAAAQLRHRSIKSTLRYDRALIEERKAALEQMG, from the coding sequence ATGGCAGTTGAGCGGTGGCTCGAAGAACGCAGCTATCGGGAGAAATACGAGGACACGGAGCAGCTCTGGCTCACCCGGTTCGAAAACCCGTATTCGACTGGATCACTGAACCGAATATTCCGAGAGATCTGTGCAGAGGCCGGAATCGCAGTCGGGGATCGGGACCTGACGTGGTACTCGATGCGCCACAGTATCGGGACGTACATGGCGAACGAATTGACGGTGAAGGCGGCCGCAGCGCAGTTGCGCCATCGATCGATCAAATCTACGCTGCGGTACGATCGTGCGCTGATCGAGGAACGAAAGGCGGCACTCGAGCAGATGGGGTGA
- a CDS encoding ABC transporter substrate-binding protein, producing MNGRRAAPKRRSRDADGSSISRRAMLAATAGLTVSTSGCVQRLQDLVTRNNIDQLSLTITTLPADSDRESIRIANELERVFKRVGIDVSYDIRSGIDFRRTVLYDHEFDVCIGRHPGGTDPDFLYETLHSLYADESGWQNPFGFTNLNVDGFLEKQRRVSGERRREAVTAALESIATVQPFVPICVPEEHRLVGTARFEGWGENHLATRRGYLGLESAVGVDTLRASHTDGRPTKNLNPLAVGYRGRGLITDLLYDSLATDDPSGDVEPWLAESWEWDGRTADVRLRDGCAFHDGVSVTASDIAFTYRFLQDMSLGNHDAAVPTPRYRGRVETVDSVDVRGRNRLEISVDTNRAVGERAFLVPILPAHVWRERAADATGPGGVSMTQGTTKAVTANNVPPVGSGPYQFAGRTQGEQLTFERFDTHFTRRAGVDLPAPTADEFTFSISPSSKTAVTAVRDGIADVTSTALETDVIDSVEATETTRLVESPSWTFYFLGFNARKAPFSNPRFRRVIAQLVDKEWLVDTVFRGKARPVATPVTRQWVPESLEWDGNDPEVPFLGTGGEVDVSAAQAAFEEAGFRYDERGRLRVRQ from the coding sequence ATGAACGGACGACGGGCCGCACCGAAGCGGCGCAGTCGCGACGCCGACGGCAGTTCCATCAGCCGTCGCGCCATGCTGGCAGCGACGGCCGGTCTGACCGTCTCGACGAGCGGCTGCGTACAACGGCTTCAGGACCTGGTCACCCGAAATAACATCGATCAGCTCTCGCTGACGATCACCACCCTCCCCGCCGATAGTGACAGAGAGAGCATTCGAATCGCCAACGAACTAGAGCGCGTCTTCAAGCGAGTCGGCATCGACGTCTCCTACGACATCCGGTCGGGTATCGACTTTCGCCGAACGGTACTGTACGACCACGAGTTCGATGTCTGTATCGGTCGCCATCCGGGCGGCACCGATCCCGACTTCCTGTACGAGACGTTGCACTCGCTGTACGCCGACGAGTCAGGCTGGCAGAACCCCTTCGGGTTCACCAACCTGAACGTCGACGGCTTCCTCGAGAAACAGCGCCGCGTCTCGGGCGAGAGACGCCGAGAGGCCGTCACGGCGGCCCTCGAGTCGATTGCGACCGTCCAGCCGTTCGTGCCGATCTGCGTCCCGGAGGAACACCGACTCGTCGGGACCGCTCGGTTCGAGGGCTGGGGCGAGAATCATCTCGCGACCCGGCGCGGCTATCTCGGCCTCGAGTCGGCAGTCGGCGTCGATACACTGCGGGCGAGCCACACGGACGGCAGGCCGACGAAGAACCTCAATCCACTCGCAGTCGGCTACCGCGGTCGTGGGCTGATCACCGACTTGCTCTACGATTCGCTGGCTACCGACGACCCCAGCGGGGATGTCGAACCGTGGCTCGCGGAATCGTGGGAGTGGGACGGTCGGACGGCGGACGTGCGTCTCCGCGACGGCTGTGCGTTCCACGACGGTGTGTCGGTGACGGCCAGCGACATCGCGTTCACCTATCGCTTTCTGCAAGATATGTCCCTCGGGAACCACGACGCCGCCGTCCCCACGCCTCGGTACCGCGGACGGGTCGAAACCGTCGACTCGGTCGACGTCCGCGGCCGGAATCGACTGGAGATCTCGGTCGACACGAACCGTGCGGTCGGCGAGCGCGCGTTTCTCGTTCCGATCCTCCCGGCACACGTCTGGCGCGAGCGGGCCGCCGACGCGACGGGACCGGGCGGCGTCAGCATGACACAGGGGACCACGAAGGCGGTCACCGCGAACAACGTACCGCCGGTCGGGAGCGGTCCCTATCAGTTCGCCGGCCGGACGCAAGGAGAGCAGCTGACGTTCGAGCGCTTCGATACGCACTTCACGCGCCGAGCCGGCGTTGACCTTCCGGCGCCGACCGCAGACGAGTTCACCTTCAGCATCTCTCCGAGCAGCAAGACGGCCGTGACCGCCGTCAGAGACGGCATCGCCGACGTAACGAGTACGGCACTCGAGACGGACGTCATCGATTCCGTCGAGGCGACGGAGACCACCCGACTGGTCGAGTCCCCGTCGTGGACGTTCTACTTCCTCGGCTTCAACGCGCGGAAAGCGCCGTTCAGCAACCCGCGATTCCGCCGGGTCATCGCGCAACTGGTCGACAAGGAGTGGCTGGTCGACACCGTGTTCCGCGGGAAGGCACGACCCGTCGCCACGCCGGTCACCCGGCAGTGGGTTCCGGAGAGCCTCGAGTGGGATGGGAACGACCCCGAGGTGCCGTTCCTCGGAACCGGCGGTGAGGTCGACGTGAGCGCAGCGCAAGCCGCGTTCGAAGAGGCCGGCTTCCGATACGACGAACGCGGCCGGCTCCGGGTCAGACAGTAA
- a CDS encoding GNAT family N-acetyltransferase, protein MEYELLGWPPDGPKLRLDHERFSYAGKFVMTNTGKAVARADDGRLIAAVAFNEDRTDDGTLWLRYVTVARDRRGEGIGPALLRRVRDRALERGYDRLRIAVNNPYAYEALYRSGFAYTGETTGIAELILEHPAPAADRDWTERERYQAGLERFRDRDLSADEDAFLASRRDSDPPERESTPE, encoded by the coding sequence GTGGAGTACGAACTGCTCGGCTGGCCGCCCGACGGCCCGAAGCTGCGGCTCGATCACGAACGGTTCAGCTACGCGGGCAAGTTCGTCATGACGAACACTGGCAAAGCGGTGGCTCGAGCCGACGACGGACGCCTCATCGCGGCCGTCGCGTTCAACGAGGATCGGACCGACGACGGGACGCTCTGGCTGCGCTACGTGACCGTCGCCCGCGATCGGCGCGGCGAGGGGATCGGCCCGGCACTTCTCCGCCGCGTCAGGGACCGTGCGCTCGAGCGTGGCTACGATCGGCTTCGGATCGCCGTCAACAACCCCTACGCCTACGAGGCGCTCTATCGGAGCGGGTTCGCCTACACCGGAGAGACGACGGGGATCGCGGAACTGATCCTCGAGCATCCCGCGCCCGCGGCCGACCGGGACTGGACCGAGCGCGAGCGCTACCAGGCCGGCCTCGAGCGGTTTCGCGACCGCGACCTCTCCGCCGACGAGGACGCGTTTCTCGCGTCGCGTCGCGATAGCGACCCACCCGAACGCGAGTCAACCCCCGAGTGA
- a CDS encoding ribonuclease P protein component 4, translated as MELAAERLERLHDLARAAAADGEDDRARYYVRLARRVAERNRLTLPREFRRFTCDRCDAYLRPGANARVRLQDGHVVITCDCGAHARYPYEE; from the coding sequence ATGGAGCTCGCCGCCGAACGGCTCGAGCGGCTTCACGACCTCGCTCGAGCGGCGGCAGCGGACGGGGAAGACGACCGGGCGCGCTACTACGTGCGGCTGGCGCGACGGGTCGCAGAGCGGAACCGACTGACGCTGCCGCGGGAGTTCCGGCGCTTTACCTGCGATCGGTGCGACGCGTACCTTCGGCCGGGGGCGAACGCTCGCGTTAGATTACAGGACGGTCACGTGGTGATCACCTGCGACTGCGGCGCTCACGCCAGATATCCCTACGAGGAGTGA
- a CDS encoding DUF2182 domain-containing protein — protein MGAQDSFRDRITHRHIPIVAVVTYVIALLAWAAVIGRWLPMPGGQMGMKMRMSEPGAPEAMALSNGLTGIGLYLFMWGVMMVAMMYPSSVPLFRLYAETLTGTTATGKTMRIGAFIGTYALVWTLTGVVPLVVNVLVPIVSLADSHGGLLLGGSLLLLSGYQLSPYKYRCLRYCRSPLGFLLGHYRPGVRGAVRMSWQFSVFCAGCCWALFTFMVIVGSMNIVWMALIAVVLSLERTVAWGGQLARGVGILAGIGGSVILVISLV, from the coding sequence ATGGGTGCACAGGACTCGTTCCGGGATCGAATTACCCACCGACACATCCCGATCGTCGCGGTCGTTACCTACGTAATCGCGTTGCTCGCGTGGGCAGCAGTAATTGGTCGCTGGCTCCCGATGCCCGGCGGGCAGATGGGTATGAAGATGCGTATGTCCGAGCCAGGCGCACCGGAGGCGATGGCGCTCTCGAACGGGTTGACTGGCATCGGTCTCTATCTGTTCATGTGGGGGGTGATGATGGTCGCTATGATGTACCCGTCGTCAGTTCCGCTCTTCCGGCTATACGCCGAGACACTCACGGGGACGACGGCAACAGGCAAAACGATGCGAATTGGGGCGTTTATCGGGACGTACGCATTAGTTTGGACGTTGACGGGGGTTGTCCCGCTCGTCGTCAATGTGCTGGTGCCGATCGTCAGCCTCGCGGACTCCCATGGCGGCCTCCTGCTGGGTGGGTCGTTGCTACTCTTATCGGGATACCAGCTCTCACCGTACAAATACCGGTGTCTGCGGTATTGCCGGTCACCGCTTGGGTTCCTTCTGGGCCATTACCGGCCGGGAGTGCGTGGTGCCGTCAGAATGAGCTGGCAGTTCAGCGTCTTTTGTGCCGGGTGTTGTTGGGCCCTTTTCACGTTCATGGTGATCGTGGGCTCGATGAATATCGTTTGGATGGCGCTCATCGCGGTTGTGCTCTCGCTCGAACGGACGGTTGCGTGGGGTGGGCAACTGGCGCGCGGAGTCGGCATTCTTGCTGGTATTGGTGGCAGTGTTATTCTCGTGATCTCACTGGTTTAG